The nucleotide sequence GTGACGGATATGGCTATCACGTATGAAGAGAGAGAAGATTTACGAAGAATGATGAAGCGGGTTATTGGAGGAACACCAGAAAAATATCCGGAAGAATTTGAATGGAGATCACCGCTCTATTATATAGGGGAACTAGAGGCACCATTGCTTTGTATTCACGGGATGAAAGATGAAAACGTAAGTGTGGAGCATACACGTAAAATTGAAAAAAGGTTAAAAGAGCTAGGGAAGCCATGTGAAACCTGGATCTACCCCGAATACACGCACTACTTCCCGCCGAAAGAAAACCGGAAAATTACATACGCGTTATGCGAATGGATGAAGGAACATGGAACAGGAGCTGAATGAGAATCAGCTCCTGTTTATTCTTGTTTAACGCCTAGCATGTATGAGATTTGGGATAGGAAGAGGTCAATTTGCTGGTTGTAATCAATATCTTGTTTTGAAACAAATACGGTTGAAATATGAATGCCGTCGTTAAACGTTATATAATATCTTGCGATTGATTCTAGAGGATACTTTGGCTGGAACTCTCCTTTTTCTACCCCTTGCTGAAACAGCCAAACAAATTGATCAATCGCATATTTGTAACGATTTTTAAAATAAGCAGCTTTTTCTGGTACTCTTCGATTGATCAGAAAGAATTCAATTTGCACAGCTGTAATCGAATCTTGTTTGTCCTCAATCTCCTTATAGCTCTCAAATTCGTTTAAAAGAGATTGCCAGATCGAATCGGTATCAGCTAGTTGTTTAACCCCATTACTAAACGATTCATTCATGGACTGCAAGACGGATTCAAACAAATCTTCCTTATTGGAAAAATAAGAATACACGCCACCTCTGCTCAAATCAACAGCATCGATTACATCTTGCATAACAAAAGCTTCGTATCCTTTTTTAGCAAATATCTCTTTAGCCGCATTAAGAATGCTGAGCCTCCGCTGCTCTTTGTGACTCTCTGTTACTTTCGGTGACATATTCTGTTTTTTCCTTTCCGAATGGTTTTCTTAAGAAAAAGGCTATCATACTTATGAGGCATAATCCACTAGCTGCTGCCAGAAACAGAGGCACGACGCCTAAATAGTTTCCTAGAATTCCACCTGCGAGAGGTCCTGTCAAACTCGAAAACATCATGATGCTGCCGATTGTGCCAAGTGTCCGTCCGCTCATTTCAGAAGGTGTTTCCTTCATAACGGTTGACTGAAACGGAATAAAGACGAATCCTGCTCCCAATGAGCCGATGCAGGCCAAGATAGACGCCCATACAAAGGGGAGCGGCAAGTTGAAATAAGTAAGTAAAGCAATGCTTCCGAAACCTGCTCCTAATATGAAACAACCGCCTATCATACTGTTCACTGCTTTCTTTACCTCGATCTTGCTTAGTAAAAGACCAGAAATAATAAACCCAGCACCTGAAGCTGCCATAACTGTTCCAATCAGGCTTGAGGAAACTTCTTTAAGTTCTCTAAATAAAACAACAAACTGTGAGTCTGCCATCTGCAGCACAAACATCATCACGGCCATTAATATTGTTCCGTAAAAAATGAAAGGAACAGATCTTATAAACAAAAAACCATCTTTCAATTCTTTTGTAAAACTTTGTGAAGCTTTATTTTCTGTCGATGAAGTGAGGAGTTTGGAATGATTGACTGGGACTTTAAATAATAGAAGAGCAGAAAGAAAGAATGATAACGAGTCAATGACAAAGATGATTTTAATATCCCAAAGCACAAGAAGAAAACCACTTAATGCGGGACCGATAATTTTTGTGCCATTTTCAATCAATGAGCTTATAGATGCCGCTTGCTGCATATGCCGATTTGGTACGATTTCCTTAAGTTTTCCGTTTTTTGCGGGATTAAATATAGAAGAACATACCCCAAGTAAGAATAATAACGTATAGATGTGCCATAATTGATCTGCAAAAATCAAGCCCATAATGACAAATCCTCTTGCGATATCAGATGCGATCATGACGTATTTTCTTTCTAAACGATCAGCAAAAACTCCAGAGATCGGTCCTAATAATGTCATGGGAATAGCGAGGGACAAAACAATCAAAGAAATTTCAAGTGGTGTTGCATTCCATTTTAGCCCTACAAGAGTAAAAATGGCCAGGATAGAGAGCCAGTCGCCAAGGTTCGAAATTAACTGTGCAGAAATTAAAAAACGATACGGTTTGTTTTGAAGCAGTTTTTCTGAAGATTGTTCCAATTCATCAGCCCCTAAAATATAATTGACATCCATGTCACTATTATAATCGACACCGATGTCATTTTACAATAAAAACTTTCCAATAAATACAAAAAAACAGCCCCCTCATTACACAGGGAGGCTGTTTTTTGTTATTATACCAATGGTCCAGCTTGTGAAATCTCAGATGACACGGAATTGAACTTTTCGAAGTTCGCTTTAAATTTAGCAGCAAGTTCTTTTGCTTTCACATCATATTGATCTTGGTCTGCCCAAGTTTTCTTCGGTTGAAGAACTTGATCAGGTACACCAGGACAATGTGTTGGGATATGAAGGCCGAAGATAGGATCTACAACGGTTTCAACAGAAGCTAGCTCACCTTCTAATGCTGCCTGCACCATTGCACGTGTGTGTCCTAAGTTCATACGACTTCCAACACCGTACTCTCCACCAGACCAGCCAGTGTTAACGAGGTACACTTGCACATTGTGCTGATCAATTTTCTTTCCAAGCATTTCAGCGTAAACTGTTGCTGGTAATGGAAGGAAAGGTGCACCGAAGCAAGTAGAGAACGTTGCTTGTGGTGATGTTACACCTCTTTCAGTTCCAGCAAGTTTACTTGTGTAGCCAGACAAGAAATGGTACATCGCTTGTTCTTTAGTTAGTTTGCTGATTGGAGGCAATACTCCGAATGCATCAGCCGTTAAGAAGATGATCGTGTTCGGATGGCCTGCAACACTTGGTTGAATAATATTTGGAATCGCATCTACTGGATAAGCTGCTCGTGTATTTTCTGTTAATGTAGAGTCCTTGTAATCAGCTACTCTGGAATCTGGATCGATCATGACATTTTCTAGTACGCTTCCAAAACGAATCGCATTCCAAATTTGCGGCTCTTTTTCTTTAGATAGATCGATTGTTTTTGCGTAACATCCGCCCTCAATGTTGAAGACCCCTGTGTTAG is from Fictibacillus sp. b24 and encodes:
- a CDS encoding TetR family transcriptional regulator produces the protein MSPKVTESHKEQRRLSILNAAKEIFAKKGYEAFVMQDVIDAVDLSRGGVYSYFSNKEDLFESVLQSMNESFSNGVKQLADTDSIWQSLLNEFESYKEIEDKQDSITAVQIEFFLINRRVPEKAAYFKNRYKYAIDQFVWLFQQGVEKGEFQPKYPLESIARYYITFNDGIHISTVFVSKQDIDYNQQIDLFLSQISYMLGVKQE
- a CDS encoding MFS transporter, with product MEQSSEKLLQNKPYRFLISAQLISNLGDWLSILAIFTLVGLKWNATPLEISLIVLSLAIPMTLLGPISGVFADRLERKYVMIASDIARGFVIMGLIFADQLWHIYTLLFLLGVCSSIFNPAKNGKLKEIVPNRHMQQAASISSLIENGTKIIGPALSGFLLVLWDIKIIFVIDSLSFFLSALLLFKVPVNHSKLLTSSTENKASQSFTKELKDGFLFIRSVPFIFYGTILMAVMMFVLQMADSQFVVLFRELKEVSSSLIGTVMAASGAGFIISGLLLSKIEVKKAVNSMIGGCFILGAGFGSIALLTYFNLPLPFVWASILACIGSLGAGFVFIPFQSTVMKETPSEMSGRTLGTIGSIMMFSSLTGPLAGGILGNYLGVVPLFLAAASGLCLISMIAFFLRKPFGKEKTEYVTESNRESQRAAEAQHS
- the pckA gene encoding phosphoenolpyruvate carboxykinase (ATP); this encodes MNTLEFTTTLNDLVTRGTTHQNLPVPVLVEKSLKRKEGILTSTGALQATTGKYTGRSPEDKFIVEDASVKDSIDWGKVNKPFSPENFDKLYKKVLQYLGSKEELFVFKGFAGADREYRLPIQVINEYAWHNLFAHQMFVRPNQDELAAHESQFTVVSAPGFQANPAEDGTNSETFIIISFEKRIVLIGGTEYAGEIKKSVFSVMNFMLPEKGILSMHCSANVGNEGDVALFFGLSGTGKTTLSADPNRRLIGDDEHGWANTGVFNIEGGCYAKTIDLSKEKEPQIWNAIRFGSVLENVMIDPDSRVADYKDSTLTENTRAAYPVDAIPNIIQPSVAGHPNTIIFLTADAFGVLPPISKLTKEQAMYHFLSGYTSKLAGTERGVTSPQATFSTCFGAPFLPLPATVYAEMLGKKIDQHNVQVYLVNTGWSGGEYGVGSRMNLGHTRAMVQAALEGELASVETVVDPIFGLHIPTHCPGVPDQVLQPKKTWADQDQYDVKAKELAAKFKANFEKFNSVSSEISQAGPLV